One Nostoc punctiforme PCC 73102 DNA window includes the following coding sequences:
- the glyA gene encoding serine hydroxymethyltransferase, with translation MTRTNSDFLSSTDPAIAELINDELQRQRDHLELIASENFTSAAVLAAQGSVLTNKYAEGLPGKRYYGGCEYIDKIEQLAINRAKQIFGAAHANVQPHSGAQANFAVFLSLLQPGDKIMGMDLSHGGHLTHGSPVNVSGKWFQVSHYGVSQQTEQLDYDQIRELALRERPKLLICGYSAYPRIIDFEKFRSIADEVGAYLLADIAHIAGLVASGLHPDPIPHCHVVTTTTHKTLRGPRGGLILTSDAELGKKLDKSVFPGTQGGPLEHVIAGKAVAFGEALKPEFKTYSAQVIENARALAEQLQNRGLKLVSNGTDNHLLLVDLRSVNLTGKQADQLVSTVNITANKNTIPFDPQSPFVTSGLRLGSPAMTTRGLGVAEFTEIANIISDRLLSPDSDVVTQDCRQRVAALCDRFPLYPHLEIPVPALA, from the coding sequence GTGACTAGGACTAATTCAGACTTTCTTTCCTCCACCGATCCAGCGATCGCGGAGTTAATCAACGACGAACTACAACGCCAGCGAGATCACTTGGAGTTGATTGCTAGCGAAAACTTTACCTCTGCTGCTGTACTAGCTGCTCAAGGTTCAGTACTGACAAATAAATATGCCGAGGGATTACCTGGTAAACGCTACTATGGCGGTTGTGAGTATATCGACAAAATTGAGCAACTAGCTATCAATCGTGCTAAACAGATATTTGGCGCTGCTCATGCAAATGTGCAACCCCATTCTGGCGCACAAGCCAATTTTGCTGTGTTTCTGTCGCTGCTGCAACCAGGAGACAAAATTATGGGGATGGATTTGTCTCACGGGGGACATCTCACCCACGGTTCACCTGTAAATGTCTCAGGTAAGTGGTTTCAAGTTAGCCACTACGGTGTCAGTCAACAAACAGAACAACTTGACTATGACCAAATTCGGGAGCTGGCGCTGAGGGAGCGTCCTAAGCTCTTGATTTGTGGTTATTCGGCTTATCCCCGGATAATTGATTTTGAAAAATTCCGTAGTATTGCTGATGAAGTCGGTGCTTACTTACTTGCCGATATTGCTCATATCGCTGGTTTAGTTGCTAGTGGTCTTCATCCCGACCCCATTCCTCATTGTCATGTAGTAACAACAACTACACATAAGACTCTACGCGGCCCTAGAGGTGGTTTAATCTTGACCAGCGATGCAGAACTAGGTAAAAAGCTAGATAAATCTGTTTTTCCTGGTACTCAGGGCGGGCCATTGGAACACGTCATTGCTGGTAAGGCAGTGGCTTTTGGAGAAGCCCTAAAGCCTGAGTTTAAAACTTATTCTGCTCAAGTAATTGAAAATGCTCGTGCTTTGGCAGAACAACTACAAAATCGGGGTTTAAAATTAGTGTCAAATGGCACTGACAACCATTTACTACTCGTGGATTTACGTTCTGTAAATCTAACTGGTAAGCAAGCGGATCAGCTAGTCAGCACTGTGAATATAACTGCTAACAAGAATACTATTCCCTTCGATCCACAATCGCCATTTGTTACTAGTGGTCTGAGGTTAGGTTCGCCAGCAATGACCACACGGGGCTTAGGAGTAGCAGAATTTACCGAGATTGCAAATATTATTAGCGATCGCCTGCTTTCTCCAGATTCCGACGTAGTAACCCAAGATTGTCGGCAAAGGGTAGCAGCATTGTGCGATCGCTTCCCCTTATATCCTCACCTGGAAATTCCTGTACCAGCACTAGCATAA
- a CDS encoding UDP-glucose dehydrogenase family protein has protein sequence MRVCVIGTGYVGLVTGACLAHIGHDVICVDNNEEKVKLMKSGQSPIFEPGLSEIMQSAIQTQKIHFTSDLAAGVSHGEILFIAVGTPPLPTGESDTRYVEAVARGIGENLNGGYKVIVNKSTVPIGSGDWVRMLVLDGIVERQKTLVPAGGVPSDEKLSEFAAEFDVVSNPEFLREGSAVHDTFNPDRIVLGGNSQRAVALMEQLYDPIVQRKYAEDQSLPPVPILATDLSSAEMIKYAANAFLATKISFINEVANICDRVGADVTQVAKGIGLDSRIGNKFLQAGIGWGGSCFPKDVSALIHTADDYGYEAQLLKSAVSVNERQRLIALEKLQQVLKILKGKTVGLLGLTFKPDTDDLRDAPALILIEQLNRLGAKVKAYDPIISQTGMRHGLSGVLVETDAERLADGCDALVLVTEWQQFSTLDYLKMAKLMAHPVIIDGRNFLDPETLIRAGFQYVGVGRQRVRS, from the coding sequence ATGCGTGTTTGCGTTATTGGTACTGGCTACGTTGGTTTAGTTACAGGTGCTTGCTTGGCTCATATTGGACATGATGTAATTTGCGTAGACAACAACGAAGAAAAAGTTAAGTTAATGAAGTCTGGGCAGTCCCCAATTTTTGAGCCGGGACTCTCAGAGATTATGCAGTCTGCCATCCAAACACAGAAGATTCATTTTACAAGCGATCTGGCTGCTGGAGTTTCCCACGGAGAAATTCTGTTTATTGCTGTGGGAACACCACCTTTACCCACTGGTGAAAGTGATACTCGTTACGTTGAAGCTGTAGCCCGTGGGATTGGGGAAAATCTCAACGGTGGTTATAAGGTGATAGTGAATAAGTCTACAGTCCCCATTGGCTCAGGTGACTGGGTGCGGATGCTTGTTTTAGATGGGATTGTAGAGCGGCAAAAAACATTGGTACCCGCAGGTGGAGTACCGAGTGATGAGAAATTATCTGAGTTTGCAGCCGAGTTTGATGTAGTGAGCAATCCAGAATTTTTGCGCGAAGGTTCGGCAGTTCACGACACTTTCAACCCCGATCGCATTGTACTAGGAGGCAATAGCCAAAGAGCAGTAGCCTTAATGGAACAACTGTATGACCCAATTGTCCAACGCAAGTACGCTGAAGATCAATCTTTGCCCCCAGTGCCAATTTTGGCAACAGACTTGAGTTCGGCGGAGATGATTAAATACGCCGCTAATGCCTTTTTAGCCACTAAAATTAGTTTTATTAACGAAGTTGCTAATATTTGCGATCGCGTCGGTGCTGATGTCACCCAAGTAGCTAAAGGTATTGGTTTAGACTCCCGCATTGGTAACAAGTTTTTACAAGCTGGTATTGGTTGGGGTGGTTCCTGCTTTCCCAAAGATGTCTCGGCTCTGATTCATACTGCTGATGACTATGGTTATGAAGCCCAGTTACTAAAATCTGCCGTTAGTGTTAACGAACGCCAACGCTTGATTGCTCTGGAGAAACTCCAACAAGTTCTGAAAATTCTCAAAGGCAAAACAGTCGGACTACTCGGACTGACCTTCAAGCCAGATACCGATGACTTACGCGATGCTCCAGCCCTCATTTTAATTGAGCAGCTAAACAGACTAGGAGCCAAAGTTAAAGCCTACGATCCAATTATTTCCCAAACAGGTATGCGTCATGGTCTTTCTGGGGTGCTAGTAGAAACAGATGCCGAAAGATTAGCTGACGGCTGCGATGCCTTAGTACTCGTCACCGAATGGCAGCAGTTTAGCACTCTCGACTATCTGAAGATGGCAAAATTGATGGCCCACCCCGTTATCATCGATGGTCGTAACTTCCTCGACCCCGAAACACTTATACGCGCTGGATTCCAATATGTAGGCGTAGGAAGGCAGAGAGTTAGGAGTTAG
- a CDS encoding UDP-glucuronic acid decarboxylase family protein, with amino-acid sequence MRILVTGGAGFIGSHLIDRLMTEGHELICLDNFYTGHKRNILKWLGHPYFELIRHDITEPIRLEVDQIYHLACPASPVHYQYNPVKTVKTNVMGTLNMLGLAKRVKARFFLASTSEVYGDPEVHPQTEEYRGSVNPIGIRSCYDEGKRIAETLAFDYYRQNKVDIRVVRIFNTYGPRMLENDGRVVSNFIVQALRGNPLTVYGDGSQTRSFCYVSDLVEGFIRLMNGDYVGPVNLGNPGEYTILQLAQAVQNMIDPDAQIKFEPLPSDDPRRRQPDITKAKTLLNWEPTIPLQEGLKLTIEDFRDRIQGDVNNSTN; translated from the coding sequence ATGAGAATTTTGGTGACGGGCGGTGCTGGGTTTATTGGTTCCCATCTCATCGACCGATTAATGACCGAGGGGCATGAATTAATATGCTTGGATAACTTTTACACTGGCCATAAACGTAACATTCTTAAATGGTTAGGTCATCCGTATTTTGAACTGATCCGTCACGATATTACCGAACCAATTCGGTTAGAAGTGGATCAAATTTATCATTTAGCTTGCCCTGCTTCACCAGTACATTACCAGTACAACCCAGTTAAAACCGTTAAGACTAACGTTATGGGAACCCTGAATATGTTGGGGCTGGCTAAACGTGTGAAAGCTAGGTTTTTCTTGGCTTCAACTAGCGAAGTATACGGAGATCCAGAAGTTCATCCCCAAACTGAAGAGTATAGGGGTAGCGTCAATCCCATTGGGATACGTTCATGCTACGACGAAGGTAAAAGAATTGCTGAGACTTTAGCATTTGATTACTACAGACAAAATAAAGTTGATATTCGAGTTGTGCGAATATTTAATACCTACGGCCCGAGAATGTTAGAAAACGATGGTCGGGTAGTAAGCAATTTTATAGTTCAAGCCTTGCGAGGTAATCCTTTAACTGTTTATGGCGATGGTTCGCAAACTCGGAGTTTTTGCTATGTTTCCGATTTGGTAGAAGGATTCATCCGCCTGATGAATGGCGACTATGTTGGCCCAGTAAATTTGGGTAATCCTGGAGAATACACGATTTTACAATTGGCACAAGCTGTGCAGAACATGATCGATCCAGACGCACAGATTAAATTTGAGCCACTACCTTCGGACGATCCGCGTCGTCGCCAGCCTGATATTACTAAGGCAAAGACTTTGTTAAATTGGGAACCTACCATTCCTCTGCAAGAAGGGTTAAAACTGACAATAGAAGATTTCCGCGATCGCATTCAAGGCGATGTCAATAATTCAACCAACTAA
- a CDS encoding competence/damage-inducible protein A: MSAEIICVGTELLLGDILNGNAQFLAQQLAQLGIPHYYQTVVGDNPERLKQVIEIAISRAQILIFTGGLGPTPDDLTCETIADFFKTPLVENPEIIEDITQKFAQRGRVMSPSNRKQALIPQGAEILPNPTGTAPGIIWQPRPKITIFTFPGVPSEMHPMWEETAVPFLKSQGWGKEIIYSRSLKFWGIGESALAEKVSSYLKLPNPTVAPYAGKGEVRLRVSAKATSEAAAEDLIAPIEKQLKEIAGLDFYGVNNDTLASVVGELLRASKETLSVAESCTGGGLGQMLTEISGSSDYFWGGVISYDNSVKIKLLGVNQEDLDKFGAVSATVAEQMAIGVKTRLATTWGLSITGIAGPTGGTDTKPVGLVYVGLAGPKDEVTSFEYQFGTVRGRALIRHVSANAALDNLRRKLLTR; the protein is encoded by the coding sequence ATGAGTGCAGAAATTATTTGTGTTGGTACTGAATTGCTGCTAGGAGATATCCTCAACGGCAATGCTCAATTTTTAGCGCAACAATTAGCGCAGCTAGGTATTCCCCATTACTATCAAACAGTGGTTGGGGATAATCCAGAACGGTTGAAGCAAGTTATAGAAATTGCTATTTCCAGAGCGCAAATCCTCATTTTCACTGGTGGACTCGGCCCCACACCAGATGATCTCACCTGCGAAACCATCGCCGATTTTTTTAAAACTCCTTTGGTAGAAAACCCAGAAATCATTGAAGACATAACCCAGAAATTTGCCCAACGTGGTCGGGTAATGTCACCAAGTAACCGCAAACAGGCTTTGATTCCCCAAGGTGCAGAAATTCTCCCCAACCCCACTGGAACAGCACCCGGTATTATTTGGCAACCCCGTCCTAAAATCACAATTTTTACCTTTCCCGGTGTTCCCAGTGAAATGCACCCAATGTGGGAAGAAACAGCCGTCCCATTTCTCAAAAGTCAAGGTTGGGGTAAAGAAATTATTTACAGCCGGAGTTTAAAGTTTTGGGGTATTGGTGAATCTGCTTTGGCGGAAAAAGTTTCTTCCTATTTGAAGTTGCCAAATCCGACAGTAGCCCCTTATGCAGGTAAGGGGGAAGTAAGATTGCGAGTTTCTGCTAAAGCCACTTCCGAAGCAGCCGCAGAAGACCTAATTGCGCCCATTGAAAAACAACTTAAAGAAATTGCCGGACTAGATTTTTACGGCGTTAATAATGATACTCTTGCTTCCGTTGTCGGTGAGTTATTGCGGGCATCAAAGGAAACGCTTTCGGTGGCAGAATCTTGCACTGGTGGCGGTTTAGGGCAAATGTTGACTGAAATTTCTGGGAGTTCTGATTACTTTTGGGGTGGCGTAATTTCTTATGACAATTCGGTGAAGATTAAGCTGCTAGGGGTTAACCAGGAAGATTTAGATAAATTTGGGGCAGTAAGTGCAACTGTTGCAGAGCAAATGGCAATTGGAGTCAAAACTCGCCTTGCAACAACTTGGGGATTAAGTATTACTGGTATTGCTGGTCCCACTGGAGGGACAGATACAAAGCCGGTGGGTTTAGTTTACGTTGGTTTAGCTGGGCCAAAGGATGAAGTGACAAGTTTTGAATATCAGTTTGGTACAGTGCGAGGTCGAGCTTTAATTCGTCATGTCAGTGCAAATGCAGCGTTGGATAATCTACGACGGAAGTTGTTGACGAGGTAG
- a CDS encoding DUF2993 domain-containing protein: MFGGLTGLQDPKGTDWGERMLNTVASQTIRHLFTQSESVEVFVRCYPSSKLLQGSIDSFKMSGRGLVIRRDFAVEEMSFETDAVAIDFGSVLKGKLSLKQPTQAIAQVILSEVGINQAFSAELVKKRLLNLTVPSLTALSGGEPVSFTDVQVQLLPENRLQVVAKADLNNGELVPLSMILTIGIERRRRVSFKDPKMELDQVPEAQREISQTLSVALVEILDNMVDLDRFDLDGVKMRLNRLETEGQKLIFSGYAEIERIPSSS, from the coding sequence ATGTTCGGCGGACTTACTGGTTTACAAGATCCTAAAGGCACTGATTGGGGTGAGCGGATGCTCAACACGGTCGCCAGCCAAACGATTCGCCACCTGTTTACCCAAAGCGAGTCAGTAGAAGTCTTTGTGCGCTGCTACCCCTCCAGCAAGCTCTTGCAAGGCAGCATTGATAGCTTCAAAATGAGCGGTCGTGGCTTGGTGATTCGGAGAGATTTTGCAGTAGAAGAGATGTCTTTTGAAACTGATGCGGTAGCTATTGACTTCGGCTCGGTTTTAAAGGGCAAACTTAGTCTTAAGCAACCCACTCAAGCGATCGCTCAAGTAATTCTATCAGAAGTAGGCATCAACCAAGCCTTTAGTGCGGAACTGGTGAAAAAGCGTCTGCTTAACCTCACCGTACCCTCCCTGACGGCATTATCTGGCGGTGAACCCGTTTCCTTTACGGATGTTCAGGTACAACTATTACCTGAAAATCGGTTGCAGGTTGTAGCAAAAGCAGATTTAAACAATGGCGAACTTGTGCCCCTGAGCATGATTCTAACTATAGGCATTGAAAGACGGCGGCGAGTTTCTTTCAAAGATCCAAAAATGGAACTTGACCAAGTGCCAGAAGCACAAAGGGAAATTTCGCAAACCTTGAGCGTAGCGCTGGTAGAAATTTTAGATAATATGGTTGATTTGGATCGTTTTGACCTCGATGGAGTGAAAATGCGGCTCAACCGATTAGAAACTGAAGGTCAAAAACTTATTTTTAGTGGATATGCTGAAATCGAGCGTATTCCAAGTAGCAGCTAA
- a CDS encoding DUF4231 domain-containing protein has product MAKKDSYQEFLREDFNKLFEGMNLGDGQKHFLQSRWLEQVLWMEGKANLSRDRHYFLRITTIIGGVILPALVSLNINTTSNLQVNDRARNIIIWSTFGLSQIVAISAAIEEFFHYGERWRHYRRTVESLKTQGWQFSQLTGPYRDYTSHQQAFNLFAGNVEDVIQRDVEIYSTQVIQEKKEEQQNQENYILMPNAKITNLEEKKEEK; this is encoded by the coding sequence ATGGCAAAAAAAGATAGTTATCAGGAATTTTTAAGGGAAGATTTTAACAAGTTATTTGAAGGTATGAATTTAGGCGATGGACAAAAGCATTTTTTGCAATCGCGCTGGTTAGAGCAAGTACTTTGGATGGAAGGTAAGGCTAATTTATCACGAGATCGCCATTATTTTTTGCGGATAACAACTATAATTGGCGGTGTAATTCTCCCAGCACTGGTAAGTTTAAACATTAACACTACTTCTAATTTACAAGTTAACGATAGGGCCAGAAATATCATTATCTGGTCAACTTTTGGTTTGAGTCAAATTGTTGCTATTAGTGCTGCCATTGAAGAGTTTTTTCATTACGGTGAACGTTGGCGACACTATCGTCGTACAGTCGAATCTTTGAAAACCCAAGGGTGGCAATTCTCCCAGTTGACTGGCCCTTATCGTGATTATACAAGCCACCAACAAGCGTTTAATCTTTTTGCGGGTAATGTAGAAGATGTTATTCAACGAGATGTTGAAATATATTCCACTCAAGTTATACAAGAAAAGAAAGAAGAACAACAAAACCAGGAAAACTATATCCTGATGCCAAATGCCAAAATAACCAATTTAGAAGAAAAGAAAGAGGAAAAATAA